Proteins co-encoded in one Haloarcula pelagica genomic window:
- a CDS encoding GTPBP1 family GTP-binding protein → MSPDRAVLERALDRGEEEGGSVEFKERLTENLHLSEGRLESLAAQLRHRVLSGDGEATYVVGVTDDGGLAGISPTEFSESMDVLSLLAEEAGAHIEEVQTWGVDGVAEETPAATDDADAPDGIVGVATIREGAVLEDDDHIVVGTAGHVDHGKSTLVGSLVTGEADDGEGTTRGFLDVQPHEVERGLSADLSYGVYGFDDDGPVRMDNPHRKTDRARVVEESDRLVSFVDTVGHEPWLRTTIRGLVGQKLDYGLLTVAADDGVTDTTREHLGILLATDLPTIVAITKADIVTEERAAEVEREVERALREVDKTPLRVDRHGVRAAIEEISETVVPVLTTSAVTQAGLDDLDAMFEALPKTTGEVGEFRMYIDRTYNVQGVGAVASGTIKAGEVEAGDELLLGPMQDGAFREVEVRSIEMHYHRVDEAKAGRIVGIALKGVREADIERGMVLLPRDADPTPVREFEAEVMVLNHPTRIGDGYEPVIHLETISEAGVFHPEGGQLLPGDAGQTRVRFKFRSYLVEEGQKFVFREGRSKGVGTVTDVTPAE, encoded by the coding sequence ATGAGCCCCGACCGGGCCGTCCTCGAACGCGCGCTTGACCGCGGCGAGGAGGAGGGCGGCAGCGTCGAGTTCAAGGAGCGGCTCACGGAGAATCTCCACCTCTCGGAGGGACGCCTGGAGTCGCTGGCCGCCCAGTTGCGACACCGCGTCCTCTCGGGTGACGGCGAGGCGACCTACGTCGTCGGCGTCACGGACGACGGCGGCCTCGCCGGGATCTCACCGACCGAGTTCTCCGAGTCCATGGACGTGTTGAGTCTGCTGGCCGAGGAGGCCGGCGCCCACATCGAGGAGGTCCAGACGTGGGGTGTCGACGGCGTCGCCGAGGAGACGCCAGCGGCGACCGACGACGCGGACGCTCCCGATGGGATCGTCGGCGTCGCCACTATCCGCGAGGGCGCAGTCCTCGAAGACGACGACCACATCGTCGTCGGTACCGCGGGCCACGTCGACCACGGCAAGTCCACGCTCGTCGGGTCGCTGGTCACGGGCGAAGCCGACGACGGCGAGGGGACGACCCGCGGGTTCCTCGATGTCCAGCCCCACGAGGTCGAGCGGGGTCTCTCCGCGGACCTCTCGTACGGCGTCTACGGCTTCGACGACGACGGGCCGGTCCGGATGGACAACCCCCACCGGAAGACCGACCGGGCCCGCGTCGTCGAGGAGTCGGACCGGCTGGTGAGCTTCGTCGACACCGTCGGCCACGAGCCCTGGCTCCGGACGACGATCCGCGGACTGGTCGGCCAGAAACTCGACTACGGCCTGCTGACGGTCGCGGCCGACGACGGCGTGACCGACACGACTCGCGAGCATCTGGGTATCCTGCTGGCGACGGATCTCCCGACAATCGTCGCGATCACGAAGGCCGACATCGTCACCGAGGAGCGCGCCGCCGAGGTCGAACGCGAGGTCGAACGGGCGCTGCGGGAGGTCGACAAGACGCCCCTTCGGGTCGACCGCCACGGCGTCCGGGCGGCGATCGAGGAGATCTCCGAGACCGTCGTCCCGGTCCTGACGACCAGCGCGGTCACCCAGGCGGGGTTGGACGACCTCGACGCGATGTTCGAGGCGCTCCCGAAGACCACCGGCGAGGTCGGCGAGTTCCGGATGTACATCGACCGGACCTACAACGTCCAGGGCGTCGGCGCGGTCGCCTCGGGCACGATCAAGGCCGGCGAGGTCGAGGCCGGCGACGAACTCCTCTTGGGCCCGATGCAGGACGGGGCCTTCCGCGAGGTCGAAGTCCGCTCGATCGAGATGCACTACCACCGCGTCGACGAGGCCAAGGCCGGCCGCATCGTCGGCATCGCGCTGAAAGGCGTCCGCGAAGCCGACATCGAGCGCGGGATGGTCCTCCTGCCCCGCGACGCCGACCCGACACCGGTCCGGGAGTTCGAGGCCGAGGTGATGGTGTTGAACCACCCGACCCGGATCGGCGACGGCTACGAGCCGGTGATCCACCTCGAAACGATCAGCGAGGCCGGCGTCTTCCACCCCGAGGGCGGCCAGTTGCTCCCCGGCGACGCCGGCCAGACGCGCGTCCGGTTCAAGTTCCGTTCGTATCTGGTCGAGGAGGGCCAGAAGTTCGTCTTCCGCGAGGGCCGCTCGAAGGGCGTCGGGACCGTCACGGACGTGACGCCGGCGGAGTAG
- the ppk1 gene encoding polyphosphate kinase 1 — protein sequence MTELPPPYEPDRDVDLRDPSLYLNRELSELSFQRRVMHEALDDRNPLLERVRFLSIVTRNIDEFVMKRVGGLKQQIEAGVTEATADGRTPREQWAEVHETLGPMLAKQADCYQSMLRPALADAGIHIHDYDELTADEQARMREYFEESVLPTLTPLSFDPAHPFPFISNRSLSLAVLTRSPDTDEPTFTRVKIPPNRPRLVQVGDDSRYVLVEEIIERNLDLLLPNVDIVDAALFRLTRNAEVRRDEEVAEDLIEMIEEVLEQRRFATVVRMEIAQDAHPRIRRTLTQQLDLDEREIYDLAGPLDYREFMALTDLDREELQLDAWTPQPHPRLDDPGGSTFDRDDTEDHIFEHIDGGDILLHHPYHDFGTTVQRFLSEAASDPDVLAVKAAIYRTASDSQVIQSLIDAAENGKQVAVMVELKARFDEQNNLEWVRRLEENGIHVAYGTIGLKTHTKTALVVREEGDSVELYSHVGTGNYHSETAKGYVDLGLLTADRDIGQDLVTLFNSFTGPGLDEEFRKLLVAPVTMRREFTRCIRREARHAQAGRPARIVVKVNGLEDPKMVEELYRASMAGVDIDLIVRDICRLRPGLAVSENVTVHSVVGRFLEHSRIFYFRNGAAPPGESITGGGTPEYYVGSADWMSRNLDNRVEAVTPVEDPVLRRQLKFVLELLLSDNRKRWTMNADGSYDQQYPDDGEPVVNTQAILMREALKATRNDDVTTGIPSDYPVEGDLLVDGETLPSRTDMPSAADGGQRALDRHADRWYRPDSDTYAYAVRTPDGDRRYYESEAGAVDALERFYD from the coding sequence ATGACCGAGCTACCACCGCCGTACGAGCCCGACCGGGACGTGGACCTCCGGGACCCCTCGCTGTACCTGAACCGAGAGCTGAGCGAACTCTCCTTCCAGCGGCGGGTCATGCACGAGGCGCTGGACGACCGGAACCCGCTGCTGGAGCGGGTTCGCTTTCTCTCGATCGTCACCCGGAACATAGACGAGTTCGTGATGAAACGGGTCGGCGGGCTGAAACAGCAGATCGAAGCCGGCGTCACCGAGGCGACGGCCGACGGCCGCACGCCACGGGAACAGTGGGCCGAGGTCCACGAGACGCTCGGCCCGATGCTGGCGAAACAGGCCGACTGCTACCAGTCGATGCTCCGGCCGGCACTGGCCGACGCCGGCATCCACATCCACGACTACGACGAGCTGACCGCCGACGAGCAGGCCCGGATGCGGGAGTACTTCGAGGAGTCGGTGTTGCCGACGCTGACACCCCTGTCGTTCGACCCCGCCCACCCGTTCCCGTTCATCTCGAACCGGTCGCTGTCGCTGGCCGTGTTGACTCGCTCGCCCGACACCGATGAGCCGACGTTCACCCGGGTGAAGATCCCGCCCAACCGGCCGCGGCTGGTCCAGGTCGGCGACGACAGCCGGTACGTCCTCGTCGAGGAGATCATCGAACGGAACCTCGACCTGTTGTTGCCGAACGTCGACATCGTCGACGCGGCGCTGTTCCGGTTGACCCGCAACGCCGAGGTCCGCCGGGACGAGGAGGTCGCCGAGGACCTCATCGAGATGATCGAGGAGGTCCTCGAACAGCGCCGGTTCGCGACGGTCGTGCGCATGGAGATCGCACAGGACGCCCACCCGCGGATCCGGCGGACGCTCACGCAACAACTCGACCTCGACGAGCGGGAGATCTACGACCTCGCCGGCCCGCTTGACTACCGTGAGTTCATGGCGCTGACCGACCTCGACCGCGAGGAGTTACAGCTCGACGCCTGGACGCCACAGCCCCATCCACGGCTGGACGATCCGGGGGGATCGACGTTCGACCGGGACGACACCGAGGACCACATCTTCGAGCACATCGACGGCGGCGACATCCTCCTGCACCACCCCTATCACGACTTCGGGACCACCGTCCAGCGGTTCCTCTCGGAGGCCGCCAGCGACCCCGACGTGCTCGCGGTGAAGGCGGCCATCTACCGGACCGCGAGCGACTCCCAGGTTATCCAGTCGCTGATCGACGCCGCCGAGAACGGCAAGCAGGTGGCGGTGATGGTCGAACTGAAGGCCCGCTTCGACGAGCAGAACAACCTCGAGTGGGTCCGCCGCCTGGAGGAGAACGGCATCCACGTCGCCTACGGGACCATCGGGCTGAAGACTCACACCAAGACGGCCCTGGTCGTCCGCGAGGAGGGCGACAGCGTCGAACTGTACTCCCACGTCGGCACCGGTAACTACCACTCCGAGACGGCGAAAGGGTACGTCGATCTGGGACTGCTGACCGCCGACCGCGACATCGGTCAGGACCTCGTGACGCTGTTCAACTCCTTTACCGGTCCCGGGCTCGACGAAGAGTTCCGGAAACTGCTTGTCGCGCCGGTCACGATGCGCCGGGAGTTCACCCGATGTATCCGCCGGGAGGCCCGGCATGCACAGGCCGGCCGCCCGGCACGGATCGTCGTCAAGGTCAACGGGTTAGAGGACCCGAAGATGGTCGAAGAACTCTACCGCGCGTCGATGGCCGGCGTCGACATCGACCTGATCGTGCGGGACATCTGTCGACTCCGGCCGGGACTCGCTGTCAGCGAGAACGTCACCGTCCACTCTGTCGTCGGTCGCTTCCTCGAACACTCCCGGATCTTCTACTTCCGGAACGGGGCGGCCCCACCCGGTGAGTCGATCACGGGCGGCGGCACGCCGGAGTACTACGTCGGCAGCGCCGACTGGATGAGCCGCAACCTCGACAACCGGGTCGAAGCGGTCACGCCGGTCGAGGACCCGGTGCTCCGGCGACAGTTGAAGTTCGTCCTCGAACTGTTGCTCTCGGACAACCGCAAGCGCTGGACGATGAACGCCGATGGGAGCTACGACCAGCAGTACCCCGACGACGGCGAACCGGTCGTCAACACGCAGGCGATCCTGATGCGCGAGGCGCTGAAAGCAACCCGGAACGACGACGTAACGACCGGGATCCCCAGCGATTACCCAGTCGAGGGCGACCTGCTCGTCGACGGCGAGACGCTCCCGTCCCGTACCGACATGCCCTCCGCCGCGGACGGTGGTCAACGAGCCTTGGACAGACACGCGGACCGCTGGTACCGCCCCGACAGCGACACGTACGCGTACGCGGTCCGGACACCCGACGGGGATCGCCGGTACTACGAGAGCGAGGCGGGCGCGGTCGACGCGCTCGAACGGTTCTACGACTAG
- a CDS encoding DUF2240 family protein yields the protein MSLKTAVAAPFRQRGTDRMGESEFVVALSLDRDWFSPDQAKTLVDVAEGEGFVARDGDDLVVGFDPGDVDIPDGFVPSEDVLQSRSTFERLLDAVVSTGVEKRMAVGEINALQSEIGVTLETAAVLYARREGIDVTELATRVREDL from the coding sequence ATGAGTCTGAAGACGGCCGTCGCCGCCCCGTTCCGACAGCGGGGCACCGACCGGATGGGCGAAAGCGAGTTCGTCGTCGCCCTCTCGCTGGACCGGGACTGGTTCTCGCCGGACCAGGCCAAGACGCTGGTCGACGTGGCCGAGGGCGAGGGGTTCGTCGCCCGGGACGGCGACGACCTCGTCGTCGGGTTCGATCCGGGCGATGTCGACATCCCGGACGGGTTCGTCCCCTCCGAGGACGTGCTCCAGTCCCGGTCGACGTTCGAGCGGTTGCTCGATGCGGTCGTCTCGACGGGTGTCGAGAAGCGGATGGCCGTCGGCGAGATCAACGCGCTCCAGTCCGAGATCGGCGTGACCCTGGAGACGGCGGCGGTCCTGTACGCCCGCCGCGAGGGGATCGATGTCACCGAACTGGCGACACGGGTCCGGGAGGACCTCTGA
- a CDS encoding 30S ribosomal protein S8e: MKDQGRSPRKRTGGRRRPNHKKKKHELGTESTETQVGEPKLKVVDSRGNTQKIRAVTTDIASVADGATTHEATIENVVENPSNPNYARRNIITKGAIIDTSEGQARVTSRPGQDGQVNAVAVE, translated from the coding sequence ATGAAAGACCAGGGACGCTCCCCACGCAAGCGGACGGGCGGCCGACGGCGGCCCAACCACAAGAAGAAGAAACACGAACTGGGCACGGAGTCCACCGAGACCCAGGTCGGCGAGCCGAAACTGAAGGTCGTCGACTCCCGGGGCAACACCCAGAAGATCCGCGCTGTCACCACCGACATCGCGAGCGTCGCCGACGGGGCGACGACCCACGAGGCGACCATCGAGAACGTCGTCGAGAACCCTTCGAACCCCAACTACGCCCGCCGGAACATCATCACCAAGGGCGCCATCATCGACACCTCGGAAGGCCAGGCGCGTGTCACCTCCCGCCCCGGTCAGGACGGGCAGGTCAACGCCGTCGCCGTCGAGTAA
- a CDS encoding NAD-dependent epimerase/dehydratase family protein — MRVFVTGSTGVIGHRLVETLAARGHDPVGLVRDDTGAATVREAGGRPVRGDVLDEPTLRTAMPDTVDAAVHAATKLPTDPRPSDADWALNDRVRREGARNLVAAATDAGVEQVLFPSVVWLARQPDGSAFDATDERHPTRPTQSAADVEDFLAEASTARGFDATVLRLGYLYAHDSAHLRQFADGLLDGDVPIVGRGLLGRRDARLSMLHAADAATAFTAAIESALAGTYHVVDDEPVTLAAVLRALAERLDASEPGRVPAWLARWIVGTETVRLLSRPMPTTASRFRDATDWAPRYPTYRAGLDQVVAEWETQQQFGTAARAGTAD; from the coding sequence ATGCGCGTGTTCGTCACCGGCAGCACCGGCGTGATCGGTCACCGACTCGTGGAGACGCTAGCCGCCCGGGGCCACGACCCCGTCGGACTCGTCCGTGACGACACTGGCGCAGCGACGGTCCGTGAGGCTGGTGGGCGTCCGGTTCGGGGCGACGTGTTGGACGAACCGACGCTCCGGACGGCGATGCCCGACACCGTCGACGCCGCCGTCCACGCGGCGACGAAGCTCCCGACCGACCCGCGCCCGAGTGACGCGGACTGGGCCCTGAACGACCGGGTTCGCCGCGAGGGCGCCCGGAACCTGGTCGCTGCGGCGACCGACGCCGGCGTCGAGCAGGTGCTGTTTCCCAGCGTCGTCTGGCTCGCTCGCCAACCCGACGGGTCGGCGTTCGACGCCACCGACGAGCGCCACCCGACACGGCCCACCCAGTCGGCGGCCGATGTCGAGGACTTCCTGGCCGAAGCGAGCACGGCCCGGGGGTTCGACGCCACGGTCCTCCGTCTCGGGTATCTCTACGCCCACGACTCGGCACACCTCCGTCAGTTCGCCGACGGCCTCCTCGACGGGGACGTACCGATCGTCGGCCGGGGGCTGCTCGGCCGCCGTGACGCACGCCTCTCGATGCTCCACGCTGCCGACGCGGCGACCGCGTTCACGGCGGCCATCGAGAGCGCGCTCGCCGGTACGTACCACGTCGTCGACGACGAACCGGTCACGCTCGCAGCCGTTCTCCGGGCGCTGGCCGAGCGGCTGGACGCTTCGGAACCGGGACGGGTCCCGGCGTGGCTCGCTCGCTGGATCGTCGGTACGGAGACGGTCCGGCTGCTGTCCCGGCCGATGCCGACGACCGCTTCCCGGTTCCGTGACGCGACCGACTGGGCGCCCCGGTATCCGACGTATCGGGCGGGGCTCGACCAGGTCGTCGCGGAGTGGGAGACACAGCAGCAGTTCGGGACGGCCGCCCGGGCCGGAACCGCGGACTGA
- a CDS encoding J domain-containing protein has product MQYDRLITGVAAVFAVLTGVLTVVGVLVNPAVLFLALMFGASTYFMYYHASGKLAAGVYERVERRAADGGRRNGARRGGFGAEPREEWTGPREGRSVRDVAQEARRRARNGGRRQRRQRQQQAGRQRQRARRARQTDGPSVAEAYKRLDLEQGADESAVKAAYREKVKEVHPDTDSGTEREFKQVKAAYERLTDD; this is encoded by the coding sequence GTGCAGTACGACCGGCTTATCACGGGTGTCGCTGCGGTGTTCGCCGTCCTGACTGGCGTGCTCACGGTGGTAGGGGTCCTCGTGAATCCGGCGGTGCTCTTCCTGGCGCTGATGTTCGGCGCGTCGACGTACTTCATGTACTACCACGCCAGCGGCAAACTGGCCGCCGGCGTCTACGAGCGCGTCGAACGGCGGGCCGCCGACGGCGGCCGGCGAAACGGCGCCCGACGGGGCGGCTTCGGCGCCGAACCCCGCGAGGAGTGGACCGGGCCGCGGGAGGGACGGAGCGTCCGCGATGTCGCCCAGGAAGCCCGGCGCCGGGCCAGGAACGGGGGTCGGCGACAGCGCCGGCAGCGACAGCAACAGGCCGGTCGACAGCGACAACGTGCACGGCGGGCCCGTCAGACCGACGGCCCCAGTGTCGCGGAGGCGTACAAGCGACTGGACCTCGAACAGGGCGCCGACGAGAGCGCGGTCAAGGCGGCCTACCGCGAGAAGGTCAAGGAGGTCCACCCGGACACCGACTCCGGCACCGAGCGGGAGTTCAAACAGGTCAAGGCGGCCTACGAGCGGCTGACCGACGACTGA
- a CDS encoding NAD(P)-dependent oxidoreductase, which translates to MDILLFGATGRAGSRFLERALADEHRVTAFVRDSSGLPTGVSTIEGDVTDPEAVAATVPGHDAVVSAVGPADSDDTAVLTEGVANIVDAMETTGVDRLVAVGAAGILQATPQHLRLDTPEFPIRFRDVAAAHRSAYGTIRASGLNWTLVCPPVMPDGGPTNYYRTTTAYLPDGGQSVSSGDVAACVYDVLAEDSHHGERVGIAY; encoded by the coding sequence ATGGATATTCTCCTCTTCGGGGCCACGGGCCGGGCCGGGAGCCGCTTTCTCGAACGCGCCCTGGCTGACGAACACCGCGTGACCGCTTTCGTCCGGGATTCGTCCGGTCTCCCGACCGGTGTGTCCACCATCGAGGGCGATGTCACGGACCCGGAGGCCGTCGCTGCCACAGTCCCCGGCCACGACGCTGTCGTCAGTGCCGTCGGGCCGGCCGACAGCGACGACACCGCCGTTCTGACCGAGGGTGTCGCGAACATCGTCGACGCCATGGAAACGACCGGGGTCGACAGGCTCGTCGCCGTCGGCGCCGCCGGAATCCTCCAGGCGACGCCACAGCATCTCCGACTCGACACGCCGGAGTTTCCGATCCGGTTCCGGGATGTCGCAGCCGCCCACCGGTCCGCCTACGGAACGATCCGGGCCTCCGGGCTGAACTGGACGCTGGTCTGTCCGCCGGTCATGCCCGACGGCGGGCCCACGAACTACTACCGGACGACGACGGCGTACCTGCCCGACGGCGGGCAGTCGGTGTCGTCGGGCGACGTGGCCGCGTGTGTCTACGACGTGCTGGCCGAGGACAGCCACCACGGTGAGCGGGTCGGAATCGCCTACTGA
- a CDS encoding metallophosphoesterase family protein produces MVSTPTLDPAIDAQHRRIDSTQWANIYVVGDVHGCRATLERLLDELDPAADELVVFVGDLVRKGPDSKGVLDLVRERDTLVSVRGNNEQKLIDGRKSIDALTEGDLASVESLPVMLSWDDTVVVHGGIDHRKPVTDHSLTELLNNRSLVPDGSYDRPYWFETRREAPRVFFGHTVLAEPFVTDWAVGLDTGCVYGGQLTAYDTAADELIAVDPPETYEERSSDSIVEPRLHPAPQ; encoded by the coding sequence ATGGTCTCGACTCCGACACTCGATCCGGCGATCGACGCACAGCACAGGCGCATCGACAGCACGCAGTGGGCGAACATCTACGTCGTGGGTGACGTGCACGGCTGTCGGGCGACCCTCGAACGACTGCTGGACGAGCTCGATCCGGCGGCCGACGAACTCGTCGTCTTCGTCGGCGACCTGGTCAGGAAAGGTCCCGACAGCAAGGGCGTCCTCGATCTGGTCCGCGAGCGCGACACCCTCGTGAGCGTCCGCGGGAACAACGAACAGAAGCTGATCGACGGCCGCAAGTCCATCGACGCGCTCACCGAGGGCGACCTGGCCTCCGTCGAGTCCCTGCCCGTGATGCTCTCCTGGGACGACACCGTCGTCGTCCACGGCGGGATCGACCACCGAAAGCCGGTCACCGACCACAGCCTCACGGAACTGCTGAACAACCGGTCGCTCGTCCCCGACGGGAGCTACGACCGGCCGTACTGGTTCGAGACGCGCCGCGAGGCCCCCCGAGTCTTCTTCGGCCACACCGTGCTCGCCGAACCGTTCGTCACCGACTGGGCAGTCGGGCTCGACACCGGCTGTGTCTACGGCGGCCAGTTGACCGCCTACGACACCGCCGCCGACGAACTGATCGCCGTCGACCCGCCGGAGACCTACGAGGAGCGGTCCAGCGACAGTATCGTCGAGCCACGGCTCCATCCGGCCCCCCAGTGA
- a CDS encoding phosphoglycolate phosphatase, with protein sequence MSSETPPLAVDIDGTLTDDQRALDPRVIPVLRHWPERVVVATGKAMPFPIALCEFLGIGRTVIAENGGVVFVEATDSLELVGDKDAADAVAAAYRDRGYDLGFGAVDLANRWRETEVVVQIDQPVAPLEALAEEHGLVVLDTGYAYHVTDPSADKGTGLDAVCAHLDREPSEFLAVGDSENDAQLFDVAGESVAVSNADATARERADRITEASYADGFLEAVAPYRE encoded by the coding sequence ATGTCGTCCGAGACGCCGCCGCTTGCGGTCGATATCGACGGGACGCTGACCGACGACCAGCGCGCGCTCGATCCGCGGGTGATCCCGGTGCTCCGGCACTGGCCCGAGCGAGTCGTCGTCGCCACCGGCAAGGCGATGCCGTTCCCGATCGCACTGTGTGAGTTCCTGGGGATCGGACGGACCGTGATCGCCGAGAACGGCGGCGTGGTCTTCGTCGAGGCGACCGATTCGCTGGAACTGGTCGGCGACAAGGACGCAGCCGACGCCGTGGCGGCCGCCTACCGCGACCGGGGGTACGACCTCGGGTTCGGCGCGGTCGACCTCGCCAACCGCTGGCGCGAGACCGAGGTCGTCGTCCAGATCGACCAGCCCGTCGCGCCCCTGGAGGCGCTGGCCGAGGAACACGGCCTAGTCGTCCTCGATACCGGCTACGCCTACCACGTCACCGATCCCAGCGCGGACAAGGGGACCGGGCTCGACGCGGTCTGTGCACACCTGGACCGCGAGCCCAGCGAATTCCTGGCCGTCGGCGACTCGGAGAACGACGCCCAACTGTTCGACGTTGCCGGGGAGTCCGTCGCAGTGTCGAACGCCGACGCGACAGCCCGCGAACGGGCCGACCGGATCACCGAGGCGAGCTACGCCGACGGCTTCCTCGAGGCGGTCGCGCCCTATCGGGAGTAA
- a CDS encoding PhoU domain-containing protein — METRKVQVTGGSTYTVSLPKDWATDNGVSAGSVVEFHAEDDLLLLAPQRDDDRVEGSLDVSGLDNRHELTRAVMTMYVSGFDVIRLEANRITADQRRIVRDATQGLVGLEVIEETTDRVVLQDLLDSSELSVHNAITRMRLVSLTMLSDAVEALIEDDDDLAQDIIQRDDDVDRLWYMVSRVFRTVLRNPTAANEIGFPRETVFDYQSSARQLERIADHATKIAGLSREIGEVTGETADLLRELEAEATKVSETAMDALLTDDGDEAVELANDARARIPDVDETAREVDSQVRELDPQSAQILGRVVDSLSRTADYGGNIAESALQKAAPRP, encoded by the coding sequence ATGGAGACACGCAAGGTGCAGGTGACCGGCGGTTCGACGTACACCGTCTCGCTTCCGAAAGACTGGGCGACCGACAACGGCGTCAGCGCGGGCAGCGTCGTCGAGTTCCACGCCGAGGACGACTTGCTGTTGCTGGCACCACAGCGTGACGACGACCGCGTCGAGGGCTCGCTCGATGTCAGCGGTCTGGACAACCGTCACGAACTCACCCGGGCGGTGATGACGATGTACGTCAGCGGCTTCGACGTAATCAGACTGGAGGCAAACCGGATCACGGCCGACCAGCGCCGGATCGTCCGGGACGCGACACAGGGGCTCGTGGGCCTGGAAGTGATCGAGGAGACGACCGACCGGGTCGTCCTCCAGGACCTCCTCGATTCCTCGGAGCTGTCGGTCCACAACGCGATCACGCGGATGCGCCTGGTCTCGCTGACGATGCTGTCCGACGCCGTCGAGGCACTCATCGAGGACGACGACGACCTCGCACAGGACATCATCCAGCGCGACGACGATGTCGACCGGCTCTGGTATATGGTCTCACGCGTGTTCCGGACCGTCCTGCGGAACCCCACGGCGGCAAACGAGATCGGCTTCCCGCGCGAGACGGTGTTCGACTACCAGTCGAGCGCCCGCCAGCTAGAGCGCATCGCCGACCACGCCACGAAGATCGCCGGCCTCTCACGGGAGATCGGCGAGGTCACCGGCGAGACGGCCGACCTGCTCCGGGAACTGGAGGCGGAGGCGACGAAAGTCTCCGAGACGGCGATGGACGCGCTCTTGACCGACGACGGCGACGAAGCCGTCGAACTGGCGAACGACGCCCGCGCTCGCATCCCCGATGTCGACGAGACCGCCCGGGAGGTCGACAGCCAGGTCAGGGAACTGGACCCACAGAGCGCACAGATCCTCGGCCGGGTCGTCGACTCGCTGTCACGCACCGCCGACTACGGCGGCAACATCGCCGAGAGCGCCCTGCAGAAGGCCGCGCCGCGCCCCTAG
- a CDS encoding helix-turn-helix domain-containing protein, whose translation MAATVETRLSDRQREAVEAALSLGYYDIPRTATHEAVADALDCAPSTAAEHLRKAESRVLHALFDG comes from the coding sequence CTGGCGGCGACCGTCGAGACGCGCCTCAGCGACCGCCAGCGCGAGGCCGTCGAGGCGGCGCTGTCGCTGGGGTACTACGACATCCCGCGGACGGCGACCCACGAGGCCGTCGCCGACGCGCTCGACTGTGCACCGAGTACGGCCGCAGAACACCTCCGGAAGGCCGAATCGCGCGTCCTCCACGCGCTCTTTGACGGCTGA
- the pyrF gene encoding orotidine-5'-phosphate decarboxylase, with amino-acid sequence MQFFDRLADRIDAVDSVVSVGLDPDPDRLPDAVADADLPRFQFNRRIIDATHEHAACYKPNAAFYEDADGWRALRETIAYAHGKDVPVLLDAKRGDIGNTARQYARILDDDEGPAADAITVNPFLGRDSLEPFLQREDKGVFVLGRTSNPGGADLQNLELASGEPLYERVVHLADLWNDNGNVGLVVGATAPEELESIRELVPDIPFLVPGVGAQGGDAEAAVEHGLADGVGLVNSSRGIIFAGEEAADRGNEAAFFDAAGQAAKRLSGRLNQYR; translated from the coding sequence ATGCAGTTCTTCGACCGCCTCGCCGACCGCATCGACGCCGTCGACAGCGTGGTGTCGGTGGGACTGGACCCCGACCCGGACCGACTCCCCGACGCCGTCGCCGACGCGGACCTCCCGCGGTTCCAGTTCAACCGCCGGATCATCGACGCCACCCACGAACACGCAGCCTGTTACAAACCCAACGCCGCCTTCTACGAGGACGCAGACGGCTGGCGCGCGCTCCGGGAGACCATCGCCTACGCACACGGCAAGGACGTGCCGGTCCTGCTGGACGCCAAACGGGGCGATATCGGCAACACCGCCCGCCAGTACGCCCGTATTCTGGACGACGACGAGGGGCCTGCCGCCGACGCCATCACTGTCAACCCGTTCCTCGGACGGGACTCCCTGGAGCCGTTCCTCCAGCGCGAGGACAAGGGCGTGTTCGTCCTCGGTCGGACCTCAAACCCCGGCGGCGCGGACCTCCAGAACCTCGAACTGGCGTCGGGGGAACCGCTGTACGAACGGGTCGTCCACCTGGCGGACCTCTGGAACGACAACGGCAACGTCGGCCTCGTCGTGGGCGCGACCGCGCCCGAAGAACTGGAGTCGATCCGCGAACTCGTCCCGGACATCCCGTTTCTCGTCCCTGGCGTCGGCGCGCAGGGCGGCGACGCCGAGGCGGCCGTCGAACACGGACTGGCCGACGGCGTCGGCCTCGTCAACTCCTCGCGGGGGATCATCTTCGCCGGCGAGGAGGCCGCCGACCGCGGGAACGAGGCGGCGTTCTTCGACGCGGCCGGACAGGCGGCGAAGCGACTCAGCGGCCGACTGAACCAGTACCGCTAG